One Callithrix jacchus isolate 240 chromosome Y, calJac240_pri, whole genome shotgun sequence genomic region harbors:
- the LOC118150463 gene encoding uncharacterized protein LOC118150463: MERLAGRVETRALPAPPHPRREAPAPRRSPSPRARPRASLPRPRSSGRPRAPRRRLRPWTAARCCPGGLAFPPVTAPPPPPKFSENLPGASCASGSSPWQPPPPPSSSPGPQRPPPSPAAAGPGERQQRGLGGWEPRAQPPAPERSGFRAATQRPSRAGALRMPRGAGAGLRALSGVVSAAPRAPARPPPARAPRRGHAVSHLAGDQGDPGDPVHLRHPPHPLRDSLVHLPRCGLRPRHLSVAGPPGRHAGGVRGERALGTERSRGALSLALETPAPGPAAGPAPPPGLDLQRRAGESRSPKALENAGGCGVMCLHA, from the coding sequence ATGGAGAGGCTCGCGGGGCGAGTGGAAACGCGTGCTCTCCCCGCACCTCCGCATCCGCGAAGGGAGGCTCCTGCCCCGCGCCGCAGCCCGTCCCCGCGCGCTCGCCCCCGCGCCTCCCTCCCGCGCCCCCGCTCCTCCGGCCGCCCCCGCGCCCCCCGCCGCCGCCTCCGCCCGTGGACCGCTGCGCGCTGCTGCCCCGGGGGGCTGGCGTTTCCACCTGTcaccgcgccgccgccgccgcccaaGTTTTCAGAGAACTTACCTGGCGCGTCGTGTGCCTCCGGCTCTTCCCCATGGCAgccgccccctcctccctccagctccCCGGGCCCCCAGCGCCCCCCGCCCAGCCCTGCGGCCGCCGGGCCCGGTGAACGCCAACAGCGGGGACTCGGGGGGTGGGAGCCCCGCGCGCAGCCGCCCGCACCCGAGCGCTCCGGCTTCCGAGCAGCCACGCAGCGTCCGTCCCGGGCAGGAGCATTGCGGATGCCGCGCGGGGCCGGCGCGGGGCTCCGGGCGCTCTCGGGGGTCGTGAGCGCCGCGCCCCGCGCCCCCGCACGCCCCCCACCCGCCCGCGCGCCCCGCCGGGGCCATGCAGTCTCTCATCTCGCCGGTGACCAAGGTGATCCTGGTGACCCTGTTCATCTTCGCCATCCTCCTCATCCTCTACGTGATTCTCTGGTACATCTGCCGCGATGTGGACTGCGACCACGGCATCTGAGCGTCGCGGGACCCCCGGGCCGCCACGCGGGGGGCGTCCGCGGCGAGAGGGCCCTGGGGACTGAGCGGTCCCGTGGTGCCCTCAGCTTGGCGCTCGAGACCCCCGCCCCGGGCCCCGCCGCCGGCCCTGCACCGCCTCCTGGCCTTGACCTTCAGCGACGCGCCGGGGAGAGCCG